A single window of Prosthecobacter debontii DNA harbors:
- a CDS encoding type II toxin-antitoxin system HicB family antitoxin: MDNLFKYQKMALKLAQVVDLGPEGHAAKIPGFKGLLAVGKSKKEALTELESALADWVNLALKRGLGLPTLASAQEKSAVKV, from the coding sequence GTGGATAACCTGTTCAAATACCAGAAGATGGCGCTCAAGCTCGCTCAGGTCGTTGATCTTGGGCCCGAGGGGCATGCTGCAAAAATCCCCGGGTTCAAAGGTTTACTCGCCGTTGGGAAGAGCAAAAAAGAAGCTCTGACGGAGTTGGAATCCGCCCTTGCTGACTGGGTAAATCTTGCCCTTAAACGTGGACTTGGATTACCTACGCTTGCTTCAGCTCAGGAAAAAAGTGCCGTTAAAGTCTAA
- a CDS encoding PEP-CTERM sorting domain-containing protein (PEP-CTERM proteins occur, often in large numbers, in the proteomes of bacteria that also encode an exosortase, a predicted intramembrane cysteine proteinase. The presence of a PEP-CTERM domain at a protein's C-terminus predicts cleavage within the sorting domain, followed by covalent anchoring to some some component of the (usually Gram-negative) cell surface. Many PEP-CTERM proteins exhibit an unusual sequence composition that includes large numbers of potential glycosylation sites. Expression of one such protein has been shown restore the ability of a bacterium to form floc, a type of biofilm.), with the protein MSHAIPRWCAALRPSLALACLGCAGVLNAQTIWTGSEDNSWANPANWTAGVPSSLSVSPAKVRFSSNDLNADSLTLDGTYYINQLTIDKADYGTTEKALMNAGTAGSKLIFVADGATMPTLNIAMLTDAEPTSPTDNTPRSFLFGADIELASDLTLTRTGGTGSITSPYANRLRRLLFTGVISGSGKLTISSNSTSNAGHIAFQSHNTFTGDIEMRSGYLLQKYADSLGPGDKTITFGAAGSITWDLTSTSIVQGDRIGYDLVLPTSTSYNLLINAGTAQRQLVFTGDMSGAANHTASQRALWLIGQRNQQLVFDGESMTFGGLVYARLDTEIVVSKGNESGVAWENVKKVSLNQEVTGTTTALNNNSAFLLRGDLTFKGPIEIADGESTAATPARDIVSIGQINHNGTSYDAVFESNITTLENDYRALNLVSETGGSATFTGDILVAGDQGWLVNQIINSATSGGSLNFYEATPTGTVIIGAGGRVAQAATGTVSAGVAEIQRGTLLVNTDEFFSSTDVKSGARLGGSGLITGSVTVRNGGLLEPGTGSTAPSFSSQIGTLSVTGNVTLESGASLILQVAGPTFNLGTTPVEDMLTVFASQLETVGDHDHLDLSGTLTVSAPGTIQYSPVGDYIISYGDAFHLLDFASLSIGSLTTDQIFSLPDVSLLNPAWSWNYDYFADYGLVVVVPEPSRCLLLALGLVGGMRVRRRG; encoded by the coding sequence ATGAGCCACGCCATTCCTAGATGGTGCGCTGCCCTGCGCCCTTCACTTGCCCTTGCTTGCCTGGGGTGTGCAGGTGTCTTGAATGCGCAAACCATCTGGACGGGCAGTGAGGATAATTCATGGGCCAATCCCGCCAACTGGACGGCGGGAGTGCCTAGCAGCCTATCCGTATCTCCGGCGAAGGTGCGTTTCAGCAGCAACGATCTCAATGCGGATTCATTGACCCTGGATGGCACTTATTACATCAATCAACTCACCATTGATAAGGCTGACTATGGCACCACGGAAAAGGCTCTGATGAACGCTGGCACTGCGGGGTCCAAGCTGATCTTTGTGGCCGACGGTGCTACCATGCCCACGCTGAATATCGCGATGCTTACGGATGCTGAGCCGACTTCTCCAACAGACAATACGCCTCGAAGCTTTTTGTTCGGCGCCGACATTGAATTGGCCAGTGATTTGACACTGACAAGAACGGGCGGCACGGGCAGCATTACATCCCCTTACGCCAATCGCCTGCGGCGTCTTCTTTTCACCGGAGTGATTAGCGGCTCGGGTAAGCTGACGATCAGCAGCAACTCCACCTCGAATGCGGGGCACATTGCCTTTCAAAGTCACAATACCTTCACCGGGGATATCGAGATGCGCTCAGGCTATCTGCTACAGAAGTATGCCGATAGCTTGGGGCCAGGGGATAAGACCATCACGTTCGGCGCTGCAGGCAGCATCACATGGGATCTCACCTCCACCAGTATCGTGCAGGGTGACCGCATCGGTTACGATCTCGTTCTTCCCACATCCACGAGCTATAACCTGCTGATCAATGCGGGCACTGCTCAGCGGCAGCTTGTCTTTACCGGGGATATGTCAGGTGCTGCGAACCACACCGCCAGTCAGCGCGCCTTGTGGCTCATCGGCCAGAGGAATCAGCAGTTGGTGTTTGACGGAGAAAGCATGACATTCGGGGGGCTTGTCTATGCCCGTTTGGATACTGAGATCGTTGTCTCGAAAGGAAATGAATCGGGCGTGGCTTGGGAAAATGTGAAGAAGGTTAGTCTAAACCAGGAAGTGACTGGCACGACCACCGCCCTGAACAACAACTCGGCCTTTCTCCTGCGCGGTGATCTGACCTTCAAAGGGCCGATCGAAATCGCCGATGGAGAAAGCACCGCCGCCACGCCGGCTCGTGACATTGTCAGCATTGGCCAGATCAACCATAACGGGACGAGCTATGACGCGGTTTTTGAGAGCAACATTACGACCCTGGAAAATGATTACCGGGCCCTGAATCTGGTCTCAGAAACGGGCGGCAGTGCCACCTTTACCGGGGATATCCTCGTGGCAGGCGATCAAGGGTGGCTGGTCAATCAGATCATCAATAGCGCGACCTCGGGTGGGAGCCTGAATTTCTATGAAGCGACTCCGACAGGCACCGTCATCATCGGCGCAGGTGGACGGGTGGCTCAAGCGGCCACGGGCACCGTCAGCGCGGGGGTGGCGGAGATCCAACGTGGCACTTTGTTGGTGAATACAGATGAGTTTTTCTCCAGCACAGACGTGAAAAGCGGCGCACGTTTGGGCGGCTCGGGGCTGATCACGGGATCGGTCACGGTGCGCAATGGTGGCCTGCTGGAGCCTGGAACGGGCAGCACGGCCCCTAGCTTTAGCAGCCAGATCGGCACGCTGAGCGTCACGGGCAATGTGACCTTGGAATCTGGGGCATCCCTTATTCTTCAGGTCGCTGGCCCCACGTTTAATTTGGGGACCACCCCTGTGGAGGACATGCTGACTGTCTTTGCCAGCCAACTGGAGACGGTCGGGGATCACGACCATCTCGATCTCAGCGGCACGCTCACGGTATCTGCTCCCGGCACAATCCAATACAGCCCTGTGGGTGACTACATCATCTCCTACGGGGATGCATTCCATCTGCTCGACTTCGCCAGTCTCTCCATCGGCTCACTCACCACGGATCAGATTTTTAGCCTGCCCGATGTCTCTTTGCTGAATCCGGCTTGGTCTTGGAACTACGATTACTTTGCCGACTATGGGCTGGTGGTCGTCGTGCCAGAACCTTCTCGGTGCCTGCTGCTGGCACTCGGGCTGGTGGGTGGGATGCGTGTGCGCCGCCGCGGGTAG
- a CDS encoding type II toxin-antitoxin system HicA family toxin, whose product MKLTPVSRPQLIKRLRALGWKGPVAGGRHQHMVKGDIQLTIPNPHGGGDIGVNLLKMILDQAEISREEWLRL is encoded by the coding sequence ATGAAGCTAACCCCAGTCTCCCGCCCTCAGCTGATCAAACGACTACGTGCGTTGGGTTGGAAAGGGCCAGTTGCTGGTGGTCGGCATCAGCACATGGTGAAGGGAGATATTCAACTAACTATCCCCAATCCACATGGAGGTGGAGATATCGGCGTCAACCTACTCAAGATGATTCTCGATCAGGCGGAAATCTCGCGTGAGGAATGGCTTAGACTTTAA
- a CDS encoding heavy metal translocating P-type ATPase codes for MVFPTSETEAGAGWTEALADFLLEQQGVEAIRLNPEERSVQLATLGQVDSALLQAQLNELLKALDEEMLLAAKSASVSGLTLTREGDGLTLRKPSCITAPKFWKWRDFEWPEPEEIERQSAEEWKAMAVQAAICFVALVAGYVAEKLGVPGVVAKGLFSIALISGGWDAAKDAWENLREKRLDVHFLMLAVAAGAVAVDAWEEGALLLFLFSTSGALEHYVLHRTHREINALTKAAPKLARVVFPDGRTEERAVSMLHVGDTVQVRPAELFPVDGTVTQGETAADESTLTGESLPIDKKVGTQVFGGTLNLWGLVQARVDRPATQSALAKIIGLIQTAQHLRAPSQRFTDRFGTNYTLLTLGTVAVMFFIWWLVLGIAPFENTEASNSAFYRSMTLLVVMSPCALVLSIPSAILAAIAWGARRGILFRGGAAIEKLAEVDAIAMDKTGTLTEGNLRVAQVESFPPGKESDVLRLCVTLDANSNHPIAHAITRHAREQGIEPGKLLEFQSIPGQGLRGLTEGGITYVGRRELMNQGDFSRWLKDVPDAPLGFSEVWVLNANAMGRILLKDEIRQGSKAVLKKLAEEGVRTVMLTGDRRAAAVQVAEELGVADVRAGLHPEDKVKAIREMTQQGMKVAMVGDGVNDAPSLAASYVSLAMGARGSDAALEQADIVLMQDKIEKLLSARHISHRARQIIRQNLAISLGAVIIMAIASLFGIVPLTLGVLTHEGSTVVVCLNSLRLLFVKEG; via the coding sequence ATGGTTTTCCCGACATCTGAGACTGAGGCTGGGGCTGGTTGGACGGAGGCACTGGCAGACTTCCTGTTGGAGCAACAAGGGGTCGAGGCCATCCGGCTGAACCCCGAAGAGCGCAGTGTGCAGCTCGCGACGCTCGGTCAGGTGGATTCTGCACTGCTGCAAGCTCAGCTCAATGAACTGCTGAAGGCTCTGGATGAGGAGATGCTCCTGGCCGCAAAGTCCGCCTCCGTCAGCGGCCTCACCCTGACACGCGAAGGGGACGGCCTGACCCTGCGAAAACCGAGCTGCATCACCGCCCCGAAATTCTGGAAATGGCGCGACTTTGAATGGCCGGAGCCGGAGGAAATCGAGCGCCAAAGTGCCGAAGAATGGAAGGCGATGGCGGTGCAGGCAGCCATCTGCTTCGTCGCCCTGGTGGCGGGTTATGTGGCGGAGAAGCTCGGCGTTCCAGGCGTTGTGGCGAAAGGCCTCTTTAGCATTGCACTGATCAGCGGCGGCTGGGATGCGGCCAAAGATGCGTGGGAAAACCTGCGGGAAAAGCGGCTGGATGTGCATTTCCTCATGCTCGCCGTGGCCGCAGGGGCGGTGGCGGTGGATGCCTGGGAGGAGGGAGCCCTGCTGCTCTTCCTGTTCTCCACCTCCGGCGCTCTGGAGCACTACGTGCTGCACCGCACGCACCGGGAGATCAATGCGCTGACCAAGGCCGCGCCCAAGCTGGCGCGTGTGGTCTTTCCCGATGGCCGCACGGAAGAACGAGCCGTCTCCATGCTGCACGTGGGAGACACGGTGCAGGTGCGGCCTGCGGAGCTGTTCCCTGTGGATGGCACGGTGACCCAGGGGGAAACCGCAGCAGATGAATCCACGCTGACCGGAGAGTCCCTGCCGATCGATAAAAAAGTGGGCACCCAGGTCTTCGGCGGCACGCTGAATCTGTGGGGCCTCGTTCAGGCGCGGGTGGATCGCCCCGCCACTCAGAGTGCCCTGGCCAAGATCATCGGCCTCATTCAGACCGCGCAGCATCTGAGAGCTCCGAGCCAACGCTTTACGGATCGGTTTGGCACCAACTACACCCTGCTCACGCTAGGCACGGTGGCGGTGATGTTCTTCATCTGGTGGTTGGTCCTGGGGATCGCTCCCTTTGAAAACACCGAGGCCTCCAACTCCGCATTCTATCGCTCCATGACCCTGCTGGTCGTGATGAGTCCCTGCGCCCTCGTCTTGTCCATTCCCTCCGCCATCCTCGCCGCCATCGCCTGGGGGGCTCGGCGCGGCATTCTCTTCCGAGGCGGCGCGGCCATTGAAAAACTGGCCGAGGTGGATGCCATCGCCATGGATAAAACCGGCACGCTCACTGAAGGCAACCTGCGGGTCGCTCAGGTGGAAAGCTTCCCACCTGGGAAAGAATCCGACGTGCTGCGCCTCTGTGTCACGCTCGATGCCAACTCGAACCACCCCATCGCCCACGCCATCACCCGCCATGCACGCGAGCAAGGCATCGAACCTGGCAAGCTGCTGGAGTTTCAGTCCATCCCTGGTCAGGGTTTACGCGGCCTAACCGAGGGTGGTATCACCTATGTGGGACGGCGGGAACTGATGAACCAGGGCGACTTTTCCCGCTGGCTCAAAGACGTGCCCGACGCACCGCTCGGCTTCTCCGAAGTGTGGGTGCTGAATGCGAACGCCATGGGCAGGATCCTGCTGAAGGATGAGATCCGCCAGGGTAGCAAGGCTGTGCTGAAGAAGCTGGCGGAAGAAGGTGTGCGCACCGTCATGCTAACGGGAGATCGCCGAGCCGCAGCGGTGCAGGTGGCCGAGGAACTCGGCGTGGCGGACGTTCGCGCAGGCCTGCACCCAGAGGACAAGGTCAAAGCCATCCGTGAAATGACCCAGCAAGGCATGAAGGTGGCCATGGTCGGCGACGGAGTGAACGATGCCCCCAGCCTCGCCGCCTCCTATGTCAGCCTCGCTATGGGAGCCCGTGGGAGCGATGCCGCCCTGGAACAAGCCGACATCGTGCTGATGCAGGATAAGATCGAGAAACTCCTCTCGGCCCGGCACATCAGTCATCGAGCACGCCAGATCATCCGGCAAAATCTCGCCATCTCACTCGGAGCCGTGATCATCATGGCCATCGCCTCCCTGTTTGGCATCGTCCCCCTCACCCTCGGGGTGCTCACGCATGAGGGGAGCACCGTGGTCGTCTGCCTGAACAGCCTCAGACTCCTATTTGTGAAAGAAGGGTGA
- a CDS encoding MFS transporter, giving the protein MPDSQVSVSNTDALDKLPRLPTRAWVSIALVLGTTMLNAFNDNLLKMMLVGLAPKVAAGTLGSNIGVWLGAMILLPFILFAPLSGYFADRYSKRSVILAMLVAQSLILLMAGLCFHLALGDLSIILALGAFFLLAVQSTFYSPGKMGILKEVVGSRRLGLVAGWLQMVTMVGILAGLGAGGAWFDSLFETHGNAWLAAAEPIWWLFGVAMVALIAGFYIQKTPAHPEVKYRHSLWWEHFTHLKESLSHPPMRRAFLGNSTYWFVASMVAAMFVDIGLALHPDQLHGGAASASSKMTLMVGIGTVVGSLFISWVNRRSLQLGMIPIGALALAASLFWTGLMPVDSAQFEWALVLIGFAGGCYMVPIQTFIQDTADEEKRGRVLASMNLMDSLAGVVAVLVLAVLKACGLGFQGQFWVLGVLMVVATVYIVQLLPHYLLRFIALAIVRTIYKVKSVHHERVPKDGGTMLLPNHVSYVDAFIMGASCTRQVRFVMWDALYNVPAMKWFVEICGTVPISPTRAKDAIRTVAASLKEGRIICMFPEGQITRHGMLNDLRKGFELMARQGDAQVVPVYMDGLYGSIFSFEGGLFFKKWPKKLRYPITVYFGHPIPAKQATPEAVKAQMMALSAEALMNRREFQAADDEEAQQITANALRLMEAEWARAGDTLLCLAPAGSVIHRTLQAYAEMKDRLRVVMDPENLAGTAEATVIAIGGADLEARLDAIPEWKRLGKYAMLWADVTVPASENTTIYRGLLHEATGALLATCVPDPEMPENEKGLQLGIQPGTYGRLLPGYAATIKADGLEIRMLTPKNEGPILLAGITLDERGFLMPRPPTEKSPTA; this is encoded by the coding sequence ATGCCTGATTCTCAAGTCTCTGTTTCCAATACTGACGCGCTCGACAAGCTGCCCCGACTGCCCACCCGGGCCTGGGTTTCTATCGCACTGGTTTTGGGGACAACGATGCTCAATGCCTTCAATGACAACCTGCTGAAAATGATGCTGGTGGGCTTGGCGCCAAAGGTGGCGGCTGGCACCTTAGGAAGCAATATCGGGGTGTGGCTCGGCGCGATGATCCTGCTGCCCTTCATCCTGTTTGCGCCGCTTTCTGGGTATTTCGCGGATCGTTATTCGAAGCGTTCTGTCATCCTGGCCATGCTTGTGGCTCAGTCGCTGATTTTGCTGATGGCGGGCTTGTGTTTTCATTTAGCCCTGGGGGATTTGAGCATCATCCTCGCGCTGGGGGCCTTCTTCCTTTTGGCGGTTCAGTCCACCTTTTATAGCCCTGGCAAGATGGGGATTCTGAAGGAGGTGGTGGGATCTCGCCGCTTGGGTTTGGTGGCCGGATGGCTCCAGATGGTGACCATGGTCGGCATCCTGGCTGGCTTAGGTGCGGGCGGGGCTTGGTTCGATTCGCTTTTTGAGACGCATGGCAATGCCTGGCTGGCTGCTGCCGAGCCAATTTGGTGGTTATTTGGAGTCGCTATGGTGGCGTTGATCGCTGGCTTTTACATTCAGAAAACACCCGCGCACCCGGAGGTCAAATATCGTCATTCCCTGTGGTGGGAGCACTTTACGCATCTGAAAGAGAGTCTCTCTCACCCGCCCATGCGGCGCGCCTTTCTGGGTAACTCGACCTATTGGTTCGTGGCCAGCATGGTGGCGGCGATGTTTGTGGATATCGGCTTAGCCTTGCATCCAGATCAACTTCATGGCGGCGCGGCCAGCGCATCGTCAAAAATGACGCTGATGGTGGGCATCGGGACGGTGGTCGGCAGTTTGTTCATTTCCTGGGTGAACCGTCGCAGCTTGCAACTCGGCATGATTCCCATCGGGGCTCTGGCTTTGGCTGCGTCACTATTCTGGACGGGATTGATGCCAGTGGATTCCGCGCAATTTGAGTGGGCTCTGGTGCTGATTGGGTTTGCGGGCGGCTGCTACATGGTGCCGATCCAGACCTTCATTCAGGATACGGCGGATGAAGAAAAACGCGGGCGCGTGCTGGCCTCGATGAATCTGATGGACAGCCTTGCCGGTGTGGTGGCGGTGCTGGTGCTCGCGGTGCTGAAAGCCTGCGGATTGGGTTTTCAAGGTCAGTTTTGGGTGCTCGGCGTGCTCATGGTGGTGGCTACGGTCTATATCGTTCAGCTCCTGCCGCACTATTTGCTGCGCTTCATCGCGCTGGCCATTGTTCGCACGATCTACAAGGTCAAGTCAGTGCACCATGAACGGGTGCCGAAGGACGGCGGCACGATGCTGCTGCCCAATCACGTGAGTTATGTGGACGCCTTCATCATGGGAGCCTCCTGCACCCGGCAGGTGCGCTTCGTGATGTGGGATGCGCTCTACAATGTGCCGGCGATGAAATGGTTCGTGGAGATTTGCGGCACGGTGCCCATTTCCCCCACACGGGCGAAGGATGCCATCCGCACCGTCGCGGCGTCACTCAAAGAAGGGCGTATCATCTGCATGTTCCCTGAGGGGCAGATCACCCGCCACGGCATGCTGAATGACCTGCGCAAGGGCTTTGAGCTCATGGCACGTCAGGGGGATGCACAGGTGGTGCCGGTGTATATGGATGGGCTGTATGGCAGTATCTTCTCCTTCGAAGGAGGCCTGTTCTTCAAGAAATGGCCGAAGAAACTGCGCTACCCGATCACGGTTTATTTCGGACATCCGATCCCCGCCAAGCAGGCCACACCGGAGGCGGTGAAAGCCCAAATGATGGCGCTGAGTGCCGAAGCCCTGATGAACCGCCGGGAATTCCAGGCCGCTGATGATGAAGAGGCCCAACAAATCACGGCCAATGCTCTGCGCCTGATGGAGGCGGAGTGGGCACGCGCTGGCGATACCTTGCTATGCTTAGCACCCGCGGGGAGCGTGATTCACCGCACGCTCCAGGCCTATGCCGAGATGAAGGATCGCTTGCGGGTGGTGATGGATCCTGAAAATCTGGCAGGCACAGCGGAGGCCACCGTCATCGCGATTGGCGGAGCTGACTTGGAGGCACGGCTGGACGCGATTCCTGAGTGGAAACGGCTGGGCAAATACGCCATGCTGTGGGCGGATGTGACGGTTCCTGCGTCCGAAAACACGACCATTTATCGAGGGCTGCTGCATGAGGCCACCGGGGCCTTGCTGGCCACCTGTGTGCCTGATCCTGAAATGCCTGAAAATGAAAAAGGCCTCCAGCTTGGCATTCAGCCTGGCACCTATGGCAGGCTGCTGCCCGGCTATGCGGCGACGATCAAAGCCGACGGCCTGGAGATCCGCATGCTAACCCCGAAAAACGAAGGCCCGATTCTTCTGGCGGGTATCACCCTGGACGAACGTGGTTTTTTAATGCCCCGCCCACCCACGGAGAAGTCCCCGACGGCTTGA
- a CDS encoding diacylglycerol/lipid kinase family protein: protein MDSPPRRKFSIILNRESGTLRRLGVESVEADLRQVLEGMGCEVEFHTVTGKQLKATLEKARDGTADAVVVGGGDGTVAAAANAFARHAKPLGLLPLGTFNLAARDVGMPLDLKEAAAALVTAPVTETDLLDVAGELYLCMVVMGFYPALAMAKEEYHGSWIVKSIRTFWTALSSVATFPPLYLCLQEGEQVLRYRTRIALMANNDYEDLFGIIPKRRSLNAGYFTVYVSTHSSQVGLMRSFFAWVQGRWKQDKELQSIHATDLEVRVTRKRRVPVMMDGEIKKIAVPFRIKLVPKALRVIAPRLLTETSAEE from the coding sequence ATGGATTCGCCCCCTCGTCGCAAGTTCAGCATCATTCTCAATCGGGAATCTGGAACCCTACGCCGGTTAGGCGTGGAGTCGGTGGAAGCTGATCTCCGGCAAGTGTTGGAGGGGATGGGCTGTGAGGTCGAGTTCCACACGGTGACGGGAAAGCAGCTCAAGGCGACCCTGGAGAAAGCTCGTGATGGCACGGCAGATGCCGTTGTCGTCGGGGGAGGGGATGGCACCGTGGCGGCAGCAGCGAATGCTTTCGCCAGGCACGCCAAGCCTCTGGGCCTGCTCCCCCTGGGCACGTTCAATCTCGCCGCACGGGACGTCGGCATGCCTCTGGATCTGAAAGAAGCCGCCGCAGCGCTCGTGACCGCTCCTGTCACGGAGACGGATTTACTGGATGTCGCTGGGGAGCTCTATCTTTGCATGGTGGTGATGGGGTTTTATCCGGCCCTGGCCATGGCAAAGGAGGAGTATCATGGCAGTTGGATCGTTAAATCCATCCGCACTTTTTGGACGGCGCTCAGCAGTGTGGCCACTTTTCCCCCTCTGTATCTCTGTCTCCAAGAAGGAGAGCAAGTGCTGCGGTATCGTACCCGCATCGCCCTGATGGCGAACAATGACTATGAAGACTTGTTCGGCATCATTCCCAAACGTCGAAGTTTGAATGCCGGGTATTTCACCGTCTATGTGTCCACGCATAGCTCCCAGGTAGGCCTGATGCGCTCATTTTTTGCGTGGGTGCAGGGGCGATGGAAACAAGACAAGGAACTCCAATCGATCCATGCGACCGATCTCGAAGTGCGGGTGACGCGGAAACGTCGTGTGCCGGTGATGATGGACGGGGAGATCAAAAAGATCGCCGTGCCTTTTCGGATCAAGCTGGTGCCGAAAGCGCTGCGCGTCATTGCACCACGGTTGCTGACTGAAACATCCGCAGAGGAGTAA
- a CDS encoding metallophosphoesterase family protein gives MRLVHISDLHFGAVDPVLPEQLRAAILKVEADVLVVSGDLTQHGLSREFQEAKRFLDSLPLPQLVVPGNHDVPRWWVVWERFRRPWSRFRRLVQADLEPVWTQPGLFIVGTNSARVAGWHPDWSRGRLSHHQMARLVKLGMTAETSALRVLVVHHPPAAPPQGRRRHLIGRQREFSQAVNLAGVDLVLAGHFHVSYVQALPLSGGSQARDCVLSSVSTATSHRRKGEPNGFHVIEGDAQTLTVQAWGWDGADFVPGRQWRFHSDVERRHWQESQ, from the coding sequence ATGCGGCTCGTGCATATCTCAGACCTTCATTTTGGGGCGGTGGATCCCGTGTTGCCGGAGCAACTCCGTGCTGCGATCTTGAAAGTGGAAGCGGATGTCCTCGTCGTGAGTGGAGATCTCACGCAGCATGGGTTGAGCCGCGAGTTTCAAGAAGCGAAGCGTTTCTTGGACAGCCTGCCGCTGCCTCAACTCGTCGTGCCAGGAAATCACGATGTGCCGCGCTGGTGGGTCGTATGGGAGCGCTTTCGTCGGCCTTGGAGCCGTTTTCGCCGCCTCGTGCAGGCCGACCTCGAGCCGGTCTGGACTCAGCCAGGATTGTTCATCGTTGGGACCAATTCCGCACGGGTGGCAGGCTGGCACCCAGATTGGTCTCGAGGTCGCCTCTCGCATCATCAGATGGCGCGTCTGGTGAAGCTGGGAATGACGGCAGAGACATCGGCTTTACGTGTTCTTGTGGTCCACCATCCCCCCGCTGCTCCACCCCAGGGGAGGCGTCGTCACCTCATCGGGCGACAGCGGGAGTTTTCCCAGGCGGTGAATCTAGCGGGAGTGGACTTGGTGCTGGCCGGTCATTTCCATGTCAGTTACGTCCAGGCGCTGCCATTGAGCGGTGGCAGCCAAGCCCGAGACTGCGTGCTGTCCTCCGTTTCCACAGCGACCTCACACCGACGCAAGGGGGAACCCAATGGCTTCCATGTCATCGAAGGGGATGCGCAGACGCTGACCGTGCAGGCCTGGGGCTGGGACGGTGCCGACTTCGTTCCGGGACGTCAGTGGCGCTTCCACTCCGACGTGGAGCGCCGACATTGGCAGGAAAGCCAGTGA
- the nadA gene encoding quinolinate synthase NadA gives MVAVATPTLVSEILRLKKERNAVILAHNYQSKDIQEIADFVGDSLGLAYHAKDTDADVIAFCGVHFMAETAKIVNPTKTVILPDANAGCSLEQSCPGPQLEAFLKANADKNYYVIAYINCSAHVKALSDCICTSGNAVKIVNAAPKDRPILFVPDQNLGSWVMEQTGRKMDLWKGACYVHVEFTRDSVQGIKDQYPDAKVVAHPECTYAVRVLADEVCSTEKMVNYCRDSDAGTFIIVTESGMLHRLEREVPNKRFIPGPTGHCACADCRYMKLNTLQKLHDALRDLSPQVNMPEDIRARAEKPILRMLELSK, from the coding sequence ATGGTCGCTGTCGCCACCCCCACCCTGGTTTCTGAAATTCTCCGCCTCAAAAAGGAGCGGAATGCCGTCATCCTTGCTCATAACTACCAGAGCAAAGACATCCAAGAGATTGCTGATTTCGTGGGAGACTCCTTGGGCCTCGCCTACCATGCCAAAGACACCGATGCCGATGTGATCGCCTTTTGCGGGGTGCATTTCATGGCGGAGACGGCGAAGATCGTCAACCCGACCAAGACTGTCATCTTACCGGATGCGAATGCCGGCTGCTCCTTGGAGCAAAGCTGCCCCGGTCCGCAGTTGGAGGCCTTCTTGAAAGCGAATGCCGACAAGAACTACTACGTCATCGCTTACATCAACTGCAGCGCCCACGTGAAGGCCCTGAGTGACTGCATCTGCACCAGTGGTAACGCGGTAAAGATCGTCAATGCCGCGCCGAAGGATCGGCCCATTCTCTTCGTGCCTGACCAGAACCTCGGTAGCTGGGTGATGGAGCAGACCGGCCGTAAAATGGACCTCTGGAAAGGGGCCTGCTACGTGCATGTCGAGTTCACTCGCGACAGCGTGCAGGGCATTAAGGATCAATATCCGGATGCCAAAGTGGTGGCTCACCCTGAGTGCACCTATGCCGTGCGTGTGTTGGCCGATGAGGTCTGCTCCACGGAAAAGATGGTGAACTACTGCCGGGACAGTGATGCTGGCACCTTCATCATCGTGACGGAGAGTGGCATGCTGCATCGCCTGGAGCGGGAAGTGCCTAACAAGCGTTTTATCCCGGGGCCCACCGGCCACTGTGCCTGTGCCGACTGCCGCTACATGAAGCTGAACACGCTGCAGAAGCTGCACGACGCCCTGCGCGACCTCAGTCCCCAGGTGAACATGCCGGAAGACATCCGCGCTCGTGCTGAGAAGCCGATCCTGCGCATGCTGGAGCTGAGTAAGTGA